The nucleotide sequence GCCATCTACGAGCGAATCGCCTATGATATTGCAAAAAGAATTGCCAATAATGAGATCGATGAAGGGACACGACTCTCTGGACGTTCGCTCATGTCTAGTGAATACGGAGTATCCCCTGAGACCATCAGAAGAGCCTTCGCCCTCCTCGAGGAGATGGAGGTTGTTCATGTTATGCACAACAGCGGTGTTCGTGTTCTCAGCACTGAGAAAGCAAAGACTTATATCAAGAAACATCACAAGCATGATGAAGGACGCTCCTTGTTGCAAAGGATGAGGGAAATCCTGAACGAGCAGGAATCCCTGAACCGTGAGCTGTATTCCACTGCAAAACAGCTATTTACCATGAACAACCGATTCAGGGAATCCAATCCGTTTCCCCTCTATGAATACACCATAGCTGAGGAGAGCAAGGCTATC is from uncultured Sphaerochaeta sp. and encodes:
- a CDS encoding TrkA C-terminal domain-containing protein is translated as MDSAADNNTRAKRERKKEGGAIYERIAYDIAKRIANNEIDEGTRLSGRSLMSSEYGVSPETIRRAFALLEEMEVVHVMHNSGVRVLSTEKAKTYIKKHHKHDEGRSLLQRMREILNEQESLNRELYSTAKQLFTMNNRFRESNPFPLYEYTIAEESKAIGKNLGELRFWQETGATIVAIRRDGVINLSPGPLERLVAGDILMMVGPHDCLRRTEQLFD